Proteins encoded within one genomic window of Platichthys flesus chromosome 17, fPlaFle2.1, whole genome shotgun sequence:
- the pou2f2a gene encoding POU domain, class 2, transcription factor 1 yields MAAVLSNVWCSDIRMSKAAEEEKPGAEYPGDSSDSDRNSPDDQVQPMKTSPFSLSPTAAGSKVKSKESSEMAHSTAPPPPAAPPAPPSSQQQQQQQQQQQQQQQQQQQQQQQQQQQQQHHHTQMMLAGSQLAGLAALLPAQQQLLLQQAQAQLLAAAVQQSNAAHAVHAAHAAAQQQANQQHHQQQQQNQSQQQLTKQEQTVPQLTLSQPIQLTAQDIQQLLQLQQLVLMPGHHLQSPAQFLLPQSAQAQQPQQGLLSSQNLIQLPQQSPGGLLTSPPRLGLQAQREKSIDVVGGGGGGSLVSSGSSGVLTSVGGTSASGSTIASSLSSGLTPGGHGGHMGEEPSDLEELEQFARTFKQRRIKLGFTQGDVGVAMGKLYGNDFSQTTISRFEALNLSFKNMCKLKPLLEKWLSDAETMAVDSMLPSPSSLSSPMLGIEGLPGRRRKKRTSIETNVRVMLERNFHMNQKPTSEEILLMAEQLNMEKEVIRVWFCNRRQKEKRINPSSSTTPPLPSQTSPIMTHKASCYSPHMITSPGLSQVTTSLSTTAASLSPSASCPMTPVSSAAVGSTSSSVTPPPHSTASPAPPGLGAHGLHTGNTMMGVSTAMNQALMGSNPLATMQALAASSGQLSMSSLDGGAGHLLLGGHGATVRSSLFLNRPTLLPMVTGSMGTSSTPAMGLVSSSGMGVPRTSFSLSPPTGASDLMSPTSCHEESASPCSSPASFCSFSEASPPPMGGAMAE; encoded by the exons ATGGCGGCGGTGCTGAGTAATGTCTGGTGCTCAG ataTCAGGATGTctaaagcagcagaggaggagaagcccgGGGCTGAATATCCAGGGGACAGTTCAg actCTGACAGAAACAGCCCTGACGACCAG GTCCAGCCAATGAAAACCAGCCCCTTCAGCCTCTCTCCCACAGCCGCTGGCAGCAAG GTAAAAAGTAAGGAGAGTTCAGAGATGGCTCACAgcaccgctcctcctcctcctgctgctcctcctgctcctccctcctcccagcaacaacagcagcagcagcaacaacagcaacaacaacaacagcaacagcagcagcaacaacaacaacaacaacagcagcagcagcaccaccacacACAGATGATGCTGGCTGGCAGTCAGCTTGCAggg CTTGCCGCCCTCCTCCCggcccagcagcagctcctcctccagcaggccCAGGCCCAGCTCCTGGCGGCCGCCGTCCAGCAGTCGAACGCCGCACACGCCGTCCACGCCGCCCACGCCGCCGCACAGCAACAGGCCAACCAGCAgcaccatcagcagcagcagcagaaccaatcacagcagcagtTAACCAAACAGGAGCAGACCGTCCCACAGCTGACTCTGTCTCAGCCAATCCAGCTCACAGCGCAG GACATCCAGCAGCTgttgcagctccagcagctggttTTGATGCCGGGTCATCATCTCCAGTCTCCCGCCCAGTTCCTCCTGCCCCAGTCCGCCCAGgcccagcagccacagcagg GTTTGCTCTCTTCACAAAATCTGATCCAGCTACCTCAGCAAAGCCCCGGAGGCCTCCTGACCTCCCCTCCTCGCCTGGGCCTCCAAGCACAG agagagaagagcatCGATGTGGtcggaggaggcggcggcggctcaCTGGTTTCCTCCGGCAGCAGTGGCGTCCTGACATCTGTAGGAGGAACCTCGGCCTCCGGCAGCACCATCGCCTCCTCGCTCAGCTCCGGCCTGACCCCCGGAGGTCACGGGGGTCACATGGGGGAGGAGCCCAGcgacctggaggagctggagcagttCGCTCGCACGTTCAAGCAGCGACGCATCAAGCTGGGATTCACACAG GGAGACGTGGGCGTCGCCATGGGCAAACTGTACGGCAATGACTTCAGCCAGACGACCATCTCCCGCTTCGAGGCTCTGAACCTCAGCTTCAAGAACATGTGCAAGCTGAAGCCGCTGCTGGAGAAGTGGCTGAGTGACGCAG AGACCATGGCGGTGGACAGCATGCTGCCcagcccctcctctctctcctcccccatGCTGGGGATCGAGGGGCTGCCCGGCCGACGCAGGAAGAAACGCACCAGCATCGAGACCAACGTGAGGGTGATGCTGGAGCGCAACTTCCACATG aaCCAGAAGCCTACCTCGGAGGAGATCCTGCTGATGGCGGAGCAGCTCAACATGGAGAAGGAGGTGATTCGCGTTTGGTTCTGCAACCGCCGGCAGAAGGAGAAACGCATCAACCCCTCCAGCAGCACCACCCCCCCACTGCCCAGCCAGACCTCTCCCATCATGACGCACAAAGCCTCCTGCTACAGCCCGCACATG ATCACGAGTCCGGGTCTGTCCCAGGTCACCACCAGCCTCAGCACAACAG ctgcCAGCCTGTCACCTTCAGCGTCCTGCCCCATGACGCCCGTCAGCTCGGCTGCCGTCGGCTCCACCTCTTCTTCTGTGACTCCACCCCCTCATAGCACAGCCAGCCCCGCCCCTCCCGGCCTCGGCGCCCACGGGCTTCACACCgg GAACACAATGATGGGAGTAAGCACAGCGATGAACCAGGCCCTCATGGGCAGCAATCCCCTGGCCACAatgcaag cCCTGGCAGCGAGCAGTGGTCAGCTGTCCATGTCCAGCCTCGACGGGGGGGCAGGTCACTTGCTTCTGGGCGGACACGGGGCCACAGTCCGCTCGTCCCTCTTCCTCAACCGCCCCACCCTCCTCCCGATGGTGACCGGCTCCATGGGGACGTCCTCCACGCCGGCCATGGGACTGGTCAGCAGCAGCGGCATGGGCGTCCCGAGGACCTCCTTCTCCCTGTCCCCGCCCACCGGCGCCAGCGACCTCATGAGCCCCACCTCCTGTCACGAGGAGTCCGCCTCCCCGTGTTCCAGCCCCGCCTCTTTCTGTTCCTTCAGCGAGGCCTCGCCGCCGCCCATGGGAGGGGCCATGGCCGAGTGA